TCATAAAGGCGAGCCAGCGTTTCCATCTAGTGTGGTAGAAAAAGTCTTTACGCCGACATATGTGATCGATAAGGTAACTGGTGAGACGATCGAAACTGTATGGAATGGTGATGGGACGATAGATCCAAGTGTTGTTCCGACTTTAGATGGATATACACCAGATAAACTAGTAGTGGCTGGGAGAGTATTGACACCAGATATGAAAGATCAAAGTCAGACAGTATACTATTACACTGCAGGTGAACCAAATGTCACAGAGCCAGCCAAGCCAAACTCCGTAACACCGACATCTGTTGGAGAGGGGAAAGAAAGTGACCAGAAAGTTCAGGTAAACCAAAGACAAATATCATCGGAAGGTTCAAAACAAGTTTTGGATCAAAACCAGATCGTGAATCGAGAAGTTGTAGGTGAATTACCACAAACTGGTGATGAAAACGATGAAGAGTCAATGTTACTAGGACTAGGATTGTTGAGTGGAGCAGCCTTGTTAGGCGCCACAGAACTAGGCCAAAGAAAACGAAGAAAAAGAAACTAGATCAATAGGTCAGATTTAATATATTTAAAGGATGACGGGTGGGTTAGAGGAATTTATTAGTGATCTAGGAACATGTTATAAAAAGGACGTGAGATATTAGTGAAAAGGTATAAGTATGATCAATTACGTAAGGCTCAGCCAAAAAAACTTTATCACAAAATGTATAAGGCGGGTAAAAACTGGGTCGTTATGGGGTTAACCGTAGTTGGCTTTGGAATATTATTTCCATCTTTAGCTAAAGCGGATACACAAGAAGACGTTCAAAAAACAGAAAATGTCCATGATGATCCAAATGAAGAAATTAAGGAAGGTTCCTTGTCGATACAAGAAAATGATCAAATAAAGCAATTGGCACCTACTGAGGTGAAAGAAACAGATAAGCCAACTGTGACTTCAGATGATCCTACGAATGATCAACAAGTGGATATGTCTAACGATGCTGAAGCAGATAAGGGTGTGGTTGAGCAGCCAAGTAGTACCTCACAAGCTGAAGATCCAGTAGAGATGACTGTTGAACCAGTTGTTGTAAAAGCAACTATTAATAATGACCAAAATACGGAAGCAATTGAAAATATTTCTACGGAAGCAATTGAAAGAGCACAAGCTGAAAGCCCTGATTATTCAACCCAAAATGCTACACAAGAGTCTACAGGGGATATTCAAGAACAAGTAGAAACATCTGTAGCAGCTCCAGATCAAGCACAGCAGCCATCTGAAGTTGCGCCAGAGACAGTAGAAAAAACTACTCAAAATCAAGTTGCCTTTCGAGTTGCTAGTATGCGTGCCGCTACGCAATCTGTAGTTAACGATACTCCTGATGCAAAAATTGAACAAGAGATCCAAAAGTATATCAAATCAGGCGTGCTTACAAATGCAGATGTATCGACGACACCTATTTTGCCGAATCCAACACTCTTTGACGATGCAAGCTTGACAGCTCCACGACCAATTAAGTCACAAACTAGAACGCTATCATATTATGCTCTCTATTATCCTTTTGTTAAACGTTTACAAGATGCGTATAGTAAAAAAGATTATAAAGAAGTAATGAATAATCTAGCTATAATGAGAGTTTTTTCGGAGCTTGGAAATCAGGAGCAAACTATTCCGATACAAGAAAGCTTTAAGTATAAGGCCGATACAGCATTAGCAAGATTCTTCCAATCTTTAGCAGTGATTATCAATGTCGATCAGGATGGCCATATAATCACAGAAACTAGTGGAAGATTAGGGACTGTTAATTCTATTCTTACAGGAAGTGGTGAGGCGTATCGAGTCGATAGTGGGGCAAAATATGCTCTAGGAGGATTTACTAACGCCGCTCAAGGACCGGCTAAGGCTAAGCTTGAAATTCAGTTAGGAAAAAATGGGACTGATGACTTATTGGGGTACGATAGTAGTAATGTAGAAACGATTCAGAACAATCCAGCTAAGAAGTTAGGCCAATATGATTATTTGACTACCGATTATTACCATGCAGATGCTGATCATAATTTAATCAAATATGATGATAATGATCCTAATAAGACGAAGTTTGCAGTTACCGACATGTCCAACCCAAAGAACGCCAGCAATAATGATTACACGATAACATTGGTCGTCAATCGTTATGGAAAAGCTGGAGTTGAAAAAGCAACAGTGACAACGAAATACGTAGATGAACAAGGGAACGCAGTTACACCAGACAAACAAGTGCAAGTACAAGGGAATGTAGGCGACAAGGTGAAAGTACCAGATGCGCCAACAGTTCAAGGACATCATGTAGATAGCATCACTTTCAATGGGACAAAAGTCCAAGCAGGAAGTGAAGTAACACTGAAAGAAACAAATGAATTGACATATACGTATGTGAAAGACGAAGAACCAGTGGTACCAGAAGCTAAAACGACAGTGAACTATCAAGCAGATGGCAAAGCAGTGAGCCCACAAGAAAAAGTCGAGCTAAGAGGACAAGTTGGCGATAAAGTAACAGTGCCGACGGCCCCAGTAGTATCAGGACATCATGTAGATAGCATCACTTTCAATGGGACAAAAGTCCAAGCAGGAAGTGAAGTAACACTGAAAGAAACAAATGAATTGACATATACGTATGTGAAAGATGAAGAACCAGTGGTACCAGAAGCTAAAACGACAGTGAACTATCAAGCAGATGGCAAAGCAGTGAGCCCACAAGAAAAAGTCGAGCTAAAAGGACAAGTTGGCGATAAAGTAACAGTGCCGACGGCCCCAGTAGTATCAGGACATCATGTAGATAGCATTACTTTCAATGGGACAAAAGTCCAAGCAGGTAGTGAAGTAACACTGAAAGAAACAAATGAATTGACATATACGTATGTGAAAGATGAAGAACCAGTGGTACCAGAAGCTAAAACGACAGTGAACTATCAAGCAGATGGCAAAGCAGTGAGCCCACAAGAAAAAGTCGAGCTAAAAGGACAAGTTGGCGATAAAGTAACAGTGCCGACGGCCCCAGTAGTATCAGGACATCATGTAGATAGCATTACTTTCAATGGGACAAAAGTCCAAGCAGGTAGTGAAGTAACACTGAAAGAAACAAATGAATTGACATATACGTATGTGAAAGATGAAGAACCAGTGGTACCAGAAGCTAAAACGACAGTGAACTATCAAGCAGATGGCAAAGCAGTGAGCCCACAAGAAAAAGTCGAGCTAAAAGGACAAGTTGGCGATAAAGTAACAGTGCCGACGGCCCCAGTAGTATCAGGACATCATGTAGATAGCATCACTTTCAATGGGACAAAAGTCCAAGCAGGTAGTGAAGTAACACTGAAAGAAACAAATGAATTGACATATACGTATGTGAAAGATGAAGAACCAGTGGTACCAGAAGCTAAAACGACAGTGAACTATCAAGCAGATGGCAAAGCAGTGAGCCCACAAGAAAAAGTCGAGCTAAAAGGACAAGTTGGCGATAAAGTAACAGTGCCGACGGCCCCAGTAGTATCAGGACATCATGTAGATAGCATCACTTTCAATGGGACAAAAGTCCAAGCAGGTAGTGAAGTAACACTGAAAGAAACAAATGAATTGACATATACGTATGTGAAAGATGAAGAACCAGTGGTACCAGAAGCTAAAACGACAGTGAACTATCAAGCAGATGGCAAAGCAGTGAGCCCACAAGAAAAAGTCGAGCTAAAAGGACAAGTTGGCGATAAAGTAACAGTGCCGACGGCCCCAGTAGTATCAGGACATCATGTAGATAGCATTACTTTCAATGGGACAAAAGTCCAAGCAGGTAGTGAAGTAACACTGAAAGAAACAAATGAATTGACATATACGTATGTGAAAGATGAAGAACCAGTGGTACCAGAAGCTAAAACGACAGTGAACTATCAAGCAGATGGCAAAGCAGTGAGCCCACAAGAAAAAGTCGAGCTAAAAGGACAAGTTGGCGATAAAGTAACAGTGCCGACGGCCCCAGTAGTATCAGGACATCATGTAGATAGCATCACTTTCAATGGGACAAAAGTCCAAGCAGGAAGTGAAGTAACACTGAAAGAAACAAATGAATTGACATATACGTATGTGAAAGACGAAGAACCAGTGGTACCAGAAGCTAAAACGACAGTGAACTATCAAGCAGATGGCAAAGCAGTGAGCCCACAAGAAAAAGTCGAGCTAAGAGGACAAGTTGGCGATAAAGTAACAGTGCCGACGGCCCCAGTAGTATCAGGACATCATGTAGATAGCATCACTTTCAATGGGACAAAAGTCCAAGCAGGAAGTGAAGTAACACTGAAAGAAACAAATGAATTGACATATACGTATGTGAAAGATGAAGAACCAGTGGTACCAGAAGCTAAAACGACAGTGAACTATCAAGCAGATGGCAAAGCAGTGAGCCCACAAGAAAAAGTCGAGCTAAAAGGACAAGTTGGCGATAAAGTAACAGTGCCGACGGCCCCAGTAGTATCAGGACATCATGTAGATAGCATTACTTTCAATGGGACAAAAGTCCAAGCAGGTAGTGAAGTAACACTGAAAGAAACAAATGAATTGACATATACGTATGTGAAAGATGAAGAACCAGTGGTACCAGAAGCTAAAACGACAGTGAACTATCAAGCAGATGGCAAAGCAGTGAGCCCACAAGAAAAAGTCGAGCTAAAAGGACAAGTTGGCGATAAAGTAACAGTGCCGACGGCCCCAGTAGTATCAGGTCATCATGTAGATAGCATTACTTTCAATGGGACAAAAGTCCAAGCAGGAAGTGAAGTAACACTGAAAGAAACAAATGAATTGACATATACGTATGTGAAAGATGAAGAACCAGTGGTACCAGAAGCTAAAACGACAGTGAACTATCAAGCAGATGGCAAAGCAGTGAGCCCACAAGAAAAAGTCGAGCTAAAAGGACAAGTTGGCGATAAAGTAACAGTGCCGACGGCCCCAGTAGTATCAGGACATCATGTAGATAGCATCACTTTCAATGGGACAAAAGTCCAAGCAGGTAGTGAAGTAACACTGAAAGAAACAAATGAATTGACATATACGTATGTGAAAGATGAAGAACCAGTGGTACCAGAAGCTAAAACGACAGTGAACTATCAAGCAGATGGCAAAGCAGTGAGCCCACAAGAAAAAGTCGAGCTAAAAGGACAAGTTGGCGATAAAGTAACAGTGCCGACGGCCCCAGTAGTATCAGGACATCATGTAGATAGCATCACTTTCAATGGGACAAAAGTCCAAGCAGGTAGTGAAGTAACACTGAAAGAAACAAATGAATTGACATATACGTATGTGAAAGATGAAGAACCAGTGGTACCAGAAGCTAAAACGACAGTGAACTATCAAGCAGATGGCAAAGCAGTGAGCCCACAAGAAAAAGTCGAGCTAAAAGGACAAGTTGGCGATAAAGTAACAGTGCCGACGGCCCCAGTAGTATCAGGACATCATGTAGATAGCATTACTTTCAATGGGACAAAAGTCCAAGCAGGTAGTGAAGTAACACTGAAAGAAACAAATGAATTGACATATACGTATGTGAAAGATGAAGAACCAGTGGTACCAGAAGCTAAAACGACAGTGAACTATCAAGCAGATGGCAAAGCAGTGAGCCCACAAGAAAAAGTCGAGCTAAAAGGACAAGTTGGCGATAAAGTAACAGTGCCGACGGCCCCAGTAGTATCAGGACATCATGTAGATAGCATCACTTTCAATGGGACAAAAGTCCAAGCAGGAAGTGAAGTAACACTGAAAGAAACAAATGAATTGACATATACGTATGTGAAAGACGAAGAACCAGTGGTACCAGAAGCTAAAACGACAGTGAACTATCAAGCAGATGGCAAAGCAGTGAGCCCACAAGAAAAAGTCGAGCTAAAAGGACAAGTCGGTGATAAGGTAACAGTACCAGAAGCCCCAACAGTTCAAGGTCATCATGTAGATAGCATCACTTTCAATGGGACAAGAATTCAAGTAGGTAGTGAAGTAACACTGAAAGAAACGAACGAATTGACATATACGTATGTGAAAGACGAAGAACCAGTGGTACCAGAAGCTAAAACGACAGTGAACTATCAAGCAGATGGCAAAGCAGTGAGCCCACAAGAAAAAGTCGAGCTAAAAGGACAAGTCGGTGATAAGGTAACAGTACCAGAAGCCCCAACAGTTCAAGGACATCATGTAGATAGCATCACTTTCAATGGGACAAAAGTCCAAGCAGGAAGTGAAGTAACACTGGAAGAAACGAATGAACTGACATATACGTATGTGAAAGACGAAGAACCAGTGGTACCAGAAGCTAAAACGACAGTAAACTATCAAGCAGATGGCAAAGCAGTGAGCCCACAAGAAAAAGTCGAGCTAAAAGGACAAGTTGGCGATAAAGTAACAGTGCCGACGGCCCCAGAAGTATCAGGACATCATGTAGATAGCATCACTTTCAATGGGACAAAAGTCCAAGCAGGAAGTGAAGTAACACTGAAAGAAACGAACGAATTGACATATACGTATGTGAAAGATGAAGAACCAGTGGTACCAGAAGCTAAAACGACAGTGAACTATCAAGCAGATGACGGTGAAAATCTAGCTAATGAGACCAATGGGACTGTGAATACTGTTTCGAAGGCCACAGATGATACTATGAATAGTCATTCTCAAAAAGTAATTAAGGCTGATGCACAAAATTCGCTAAGTGGCGAATTCGCTAAATCAAGTGCTGAACAAAATGACTTACCACAAACGGGAGACAAAGTGGAAGATATGAAAGCAGGTCTTCTAGGGACATTGCTTGTGGCTCTTGGCGGTTTTCTCGGGGGAAGCGTAGGAAAACGAAAGAATAAGAGTAAGTAATGTAGCGTAGTGACTAAAAAATTTTAGAAGTTCCATGGAGATAGTTTCGAGCTATCTTCATGGAACTTCTTGTATCTTTTCCGACTCTTTGTCAACCACTGTGTAAAATTAAATTTAGATTTAGTGTTTAAAATGGTTGGCAAGGAATTTTTGATCGCTAAGTTCAGATCATAGTGGTTCAAATTTTCAATGAGTATTTATAAAATTGATATATATATAATGCAGAGCATAACTATTTTTTGTGGTAACGTTTTCTTGGGGGTGTTATACTTAGCATAACTTCTAAATGAGAGGATGTTAGTGATGGATTTTACTGAACTTGTCCAAAAAAGACACTCGACACGTGATTTTACTGCTAAAGCTATTTCACAGACACAGCTTGATCAGATCATAAAAGATGCCTTAACAACACCATCTTGGGTCAATTCTCAACCTTGGCGTGTCTATGTTGCTACAGGTAAAACTTTAGAATTGATCAGAGAAAAACACCGTGAGTTGGTCGAGAAGGGAGTTTCTGGGCAACCAGAATATCCTGTTTTGAGTCGAAATAAATGGGATCAACGCTCACAAACTAATATGGCTGCCTGGACAACTGAATTTAAGCAACGCTTCAAACCAGGCGAGGTTGATTTTTATCAAAGCCAAGTTGAGCTCTTTAACGCTCAGGCAATTATTTATATCACCTTACCTAAAGGATCATCACTTTGGTCGATCCATGATATCGGTGCTTTTACTCAAACTTTAGTTTTGAGTGCGACTTATCAAGGGATAGACTCGATCACTGCTTATGAATTGGTCAAATTTCCAGCAAGTGTGAAAGCGATCATGGAGATCCCGACCAATGAAACTTTAGCGATCGGTGTAGCTTTAGGGTATAGTTCAACTGATCCTTTAAATAGCTTTAGCCCCAATAAGCTTGCCTTAGAACAAGTAGTTACTTATAAAGATTAGCTATGATCAGATAGGAAGGCTTTTAGCTACTAAGTGTGCTATATTGAGGTAAGAAAAATAAATTAAGGGGCAATTTGATGTTAAAAAAAGAGCGTTTATTAAAGATCACGGCTTTAGTCGAGCAACAAGAGATCGTCACTGTCAATGAATTGATCAAGCTGTTAGGTGTCTCTGATATGACGATCAGGCGCGATCTCGATGAGTTAGCCAAAAGTGGTAAGCTCGTACGTCTTCATGGAGGCGCGCAAAGGATCATGCGGATAGAGGAGCATGAACTTTCACGCATTCAAAAACGCGAACTCCATTTAGCTGAAAAAGAAACTGTTGCTAAGGCTGCTGCTAAATTGATCAAGCCAAATGAGACGCTCTATATCGGAGCAGGAACGACACTTGAACTGATCGTTTCTTACGTTGAAGATCCGAGTACGCTTAGAGTCGTGACAAATAGCTTGCCTGTCTTTGAAGCTTGGCAAAAGACTCCAGCAGAATTGATCTTAGTCGGGGGGCATTACCGTCAGCGTTCAGGTGAGTTTATCGGGAGTCTGACTGTCAAAATGTTAGAAGATCTTAAGTTTAGCAAAGCTTTTGTCGGTGTAAACGGCGTTAAAAACGAGAGCATGATGGCCGCTAATGCTGAAGAAGGTCAGGCTGAGGCATTAGGCTTAAACAATGCTAAAGAAAAGATCGTTGTGATGGATAAGTATAAGTTCAATCGCGATGATTTTTATCGCTTCTATAGTTTATATAATGTCGACCTTCTCATAACTAACCAAGATCTTGCGAAGGACACATTAGAACATTACGAGCGCTATACCAAGATCATCCAAGCATAAAATGAGTTAGCTAGTTGAGACATTGTAATTATGTTGCCAATTGCTTGTACCAACTAATTAAGCTAAGATAGAACTAACTTAATATATCTTGAAGGGAAAACTTATGGAAAAGATAATGATCATCAACTCTGGTAGTTCGAGTTTAAAATTTAAATTATTTGATAATGAAGACCGCCAAGTTTTAGCAAGTGGGATACTCGAACGGATCGGTCTGAGTGGCTCACGTTTGAAATTAAAATATGGACCAGACAAGAAATATGAACTGACACAAGATATCACTAATCATTTACAAGCGATCGAATTATTGCTTAAAGTTTTAAAAGAGTTAGACATTGTGACTGATCTCAGCGAGATCAAAGGGGTCGGACACCGTGTCGTAGCTGGAGGTGAGTATTTTAGCCGACCAGTCGTGATCGATAACGATGTGATCAAAAAGATCAAAGAGTTAGCTGAACTGGCACCTTTGCATAATCCAGCTAATTTGAATGGGATCAAGGCTTTTCGAAAGTATTTGCCCCAAGCAACAGCGGTGGCGGTTTTTGATACGGCCTTTCACCAAACACTTCCAGAGGAGAACTATCTTTATAGTACGCCGTATGAATGGTATGAAGATTTTGGTGTCCGACGTTATGGGGCACATGGGATCAGCCATGAATATGTGGCCAACGAAGCGGCTAAGCTGATGGGACGCCCTTTGACCGAGCTCAAATTGATCACCTGCCACCTTGGTGCGGGTGCTTCGATCACCGCTGTCAAAAATGGTCGTTCTTTTGATACATCGATGGGTTTTACTCCATTGAGTGGCCTTCAAATGGCGACACGCGCAGGCGATGTTGATATCTCATTAGCCAATTATATGATGAAAAAACTAGAACTCAGCTCGATGTCTGAGATGGTCTATTTGTTAAATGAAAAATCAGGCTTCTTAGGTGTTTCCGGTGTTTCGGCAGATATGCGCGATGTCGAAGAGGCGGCTGAAACAGGGAATAAACGTGCTCAATTAGCGATCAAACTCTTTTACCACAATATTTTGCGCTATGTCGGGCAATATATCACCGAAATGGGAGGTGTCGATGGGATCGTCTTTACCGGTGGTATCGGTGAAAATTCACCTGAGACAAGTGAAGAGATCATGAAAAAATTGTCTTATTTAGGTGTCACGCTTAATGAAACTGAAAATAAGAAACGCGGGCAAAAAACGATCATCTCTGGTCCAGATTCTGCGATCACTGTGATGCGGATCCCGACCGATGAAGAATATATAATCGCTCAAAATGTTTGGGAGAAGATAACTGCTAATTAAAATATAATCAAATGCGATATAATATCTACAAGAAAGATAAAATGTGAGGTAGATATTATGGCGATATTAAAACCAAAAGAAATGGCTGAAAGATTGACGTTACTGTTTTGACCCTCCAACGCTGGGATAATAATGGGATTTTAAAATCTTATCGTACTCCCACTAATCGAAGATATTACACAGAAGAACAATACTTAAAATACATCGGTCGATCAACCAGTAATGATCGTAAGAATGTTGCTTATGCTAGAGTCTCAACATATGGGCAGAAAGATGATTTAAAAAATCAAATTGCTTTTATTAGACAATATGCTAATGCAAAAGGCATTATTCTTGATGAAACATTTACTGATATTGGCAGCGGGCTTGATTATAACCGTAAAAAATGGAATCAATTACTGAAAGAAGTAATGGATAATCAAGTCGATGCGATCTTTATTACCTATAAAGATAGATTTATCCGCTTTGGTTATGAATGGTTTGAAAGATTATGTAAGATGCACAATACAGAAATTGTAGTGTTAAATAACATTGAAACTAGTCCTACTCAAGAAATGATCGACGATATGATAAGCATTGTACATGTATTTTCTTGTCGCTTATATGGTTTACGTAAATATAAAAGTAAATTAAAAAATGACAAGTCTTTGAAAGCTGGCGAAAATAATGATTCGAGTTCAAAAAGTAAGGCTTTATCCAAACAAGACCATGAAAAAGGTGATTGATGATTTGTGTGATTATCGCAGATATTGTTGGAATCAAGGTTTAGCTTTATGGAATGATATATACGATAGCTCGTTGATTTTAGACGACAAGTTGCTTAGACCTAGTGAACGCAAAGTTCGTGATGAATTAGTAGCTGATAAAGAAGATTGGCAGTATCAATTATCAGCTCGTTGTTTACAATTAGCGATCTCTGATCTAGGTAAGGCTTGGAAAAATTTCTTTGATAGATCCCAACCTGATTGGGGCAAACCAAAATTTAAGTCCAAGAAAGCTCCTAGACAAGGCTTTAAAACTGATCGAGCTAAGATCGTTAATGGTAAGCTGAGACTTGATAAACCACTTGGAGTCAAAACTTGGTACGACATCAGATTTAAAGGGGCTAAGTCTTTAGAAGGTGATTTAAGAGTCGTTTCAATTTACCGTGAAAATGATAGATACTGGGCTAGTCTACCTTTTGAAGCAGAGATAAAAAAGAAGATCAAGACGGGTAAGAACTCAGCCGTTGACGTCAATATCGGACATCTAAACTACACAGACGGTAAGTTCAATACTTTGCCAAGTAATTTGAAACGACTTTATAAACGCATTAAGTATTATCAAAGAAAATTAGCTAAAAAACGTGTTGTGAATGGTACAAAAGCTACTCAAACGAGTAATTACGTTAATACGAGAGCCAAGTTACAACGTGATTATCGTAAAGTGGCTAGTATCCAACATGACATTATCCAAAAAGTTACCACTGAGTTAGTGACTAATTACGATCAGGTCGTAATTGAAGATCTAGATGTCAAGAAAATGCAGATGACACATGTTGCCTCTAAAAGACTTCAACGTTCATTGTTTGGCTACTTTAGACAAGCATTAACTTATAAGTGCAACTGGTATGGTAAAAAAGTAGTTTTGGCTGATAAATATTATCCAAGCACGCAACGTTGTTCTAAGTGTGGCTTCGTTAAGACAGGTGCAGATAAAGTCGGTCTCAATGGTAATGAAAAGCACAGAACTAAGCATAACGAGTATATTTGTTATGAATGTGGTGCGATCATGGATCGAGATGAAAATGCAGTAGCTAATCTTTTAGCTTTATTAAATTAAAAAGATAACGGGGTGGGCTACACCCTAAAGCTATCAGAGCTAGTCAATGTCATTACCCTCTAGTTAGGATATGGGAATACTAGCATTGACGGTAGTAAATAAAATTTAGGAAAGGAAAAGCTATATTTCTTTCTCAAATGTAATCATCAGACACGTTTGATTATATTTGTTCACATTTTATATAGCAGATCTTAGACGAGAAAGCCTAGTAAGCCTTTTTGGCTGATAAAGTGAGCAGTTAGTGTTAAAATTATATCTAAACTTAAAATTTTATTAAGGTGGTAATTATTATGCAAACTGCAAAAAGAGGTTTCGACTGGTTTAGTCTAGTTGTCGGGATCATCTTAGTGATCGCCGGGATCGCTTCTTTTATGCGACCAGATGCAACTTTGAAATTTGTTTCGATCTGCTTAGGGATCGGGCTCTTAGTGAAAGGTATTTACGAATTGTGGTTCCGTCAAGGGATCAACAACTGGTTTGGTGAAAAATCAGGCTGGCTCTTATTTATGGGGATCATTGATATCATTTTAGGACTCTTATTTATTTTCCGTGCTGCAAGTGGTGTGGTCGTGATCGCCTATATCTTTGCGTTCTGGTTCATCTTTGATTCGATCGCTGAGATCGCAACAGCTAATTATTTCAAACGTTTAAACCGCGGTTATTATGTAGCGATGCTTATCTTGAACATCTTAGCTTTATTAGTTGGGTTCATCTTACTCTTTAACCCCTTGATCGCAGCTTCAACGTTAGTGTTGATCATCTCATTTTATTTATTGTTG
This window of the Ligilactobacillus faecis genome carries:
- a CDS encoding HdeD family acid-resistance protein yields the protein MQTAKRGFDWFSLVVGIILVIAGIASFMRPDATLKFVSICLGIGLLVKGIYELWFRQGINNWFGEKSGWLLFMGIIDIILGLLFIFRAASGVVVIAYIFAFWFIFDSIAEIATANYFKRLNRGYYVAMLILNILALLVGFILLFNPLIAASTLVLIISFYLLLIGFIKIIQAF
- a CDS encoding RNA-guided endonuclease InsQ/TnpB family protein, with the protein product MIRVQKVRLYPNKTMKKVIDDLCDYRRYCWNQGLALWNDIYDSSLILDDKLLRPSERKVRDELVADKEDWQYQLSARCLQLAISDLGKAWKNFFDRSQPDWGKPKFKSKKAPRQGFKTDRAKIVNGKLRLDKPLGVKTWYDIRFKGAKSLEGDLRVVSIYRENDRYWASLPFEAEIKKKIKTGKNSAVDVNIGHLNYTDGKFNTLPSNLKRLYKRIKYYQRKLAKKRVVNGTKATQTSNYVNTRAKLQRDYRKVASIQHDIIQKVTTELVTNYDQVVIEDLDVKKMQMTHVASKRLQRSLFGYFRQALTYKCNWYGKKVVLADKYYPSTQRCSKCGFVKTGADKVGLNGNEKHRTKHNEYICYECGAIMDRDENAVANLLALLN